A genomic segment from Bradyrhizobium sp. CB1015 encodes:
- a CDS encoding VWA domain-containing protein produces the protein MSGEPIKPRGRDAVSARADGALPQAETSTSEDIAAFVAKARALSPHAPGARGRLIFALDATMSRQPTWDMACALQADMFRQTAALGSLDIRLVYYRGFNECRATGWISDSAKLATLMSRIDCRGGDTQIGKVLSEARREAVASGVRAVVFVGDAMEEDIDELSAKAGELGMLKVPVFVFQEGHDAVAEQAFREIARLTGGAWCRFDPGAAAQLRELLRAAAAYAAGGREALLKLAGSVSGAAKLISQMK, from the coding sequence ATGTCGGGCGAACCCATCAAACCGCGCGGCCGCGATGCCGTATCGGCGCGAGCGGACGGTGCGCTGCCGCAAGCGGAAACCTCAACCTCGGAAGACATCGCCGCGTTCGTCGCCAAGGCGCGGGCGCTCTCGCCGCATGCGCCGGGCGCGAGGGGACGACTGATCTTCGCGCTGGATGCGACGATGAGCCGGCAGCCGACCTGGGACATGGCGTGCGCGCTCCAGGCCGACATGTTTCGCCAGACCGCAGCGCTCGGCAGTCTCGACATCCGGCTGGTCTATTATCGCGGCTTCAATGAGTGCCGTGCCACGGGTTGGATCTCCGACAGTGCCAAGCTGGCGACACTGATGAGCAGGATCGACTGTCGCGGCGGCGATACCCAGATCGGCAAGGTGCTGAGCGAGGCCAGGCGCGAGGCAGTCGCATCCGGCGTACGGGCCGTGGTCTTCGTCGGCGATGCCATGGAGGAAGACATCGACGAGCTCTCCGCCAAGGCCGGCGAGCTCGGCATGCTCAAGGTGCCCGTATTCGTGTTTCAGGAGGGCCATGACGCGGTCGCCGAACAGGCCTTCCGCGAGATCGCGCGCCTGACTGGCGGCGCCTGGTGCCGGTTCGATCCTGGTGCGGCGGCGCAGCTGCGCGAGCTGCTGCGGGCAGCTGCGGCCTATGCCGCCGGCGGACGCGAGGCGCTGCTGAAACTGGCTGGAAGCGTGAGCGGCGCGGCGAAGCTGATCAGCCAGATGAAGTAG
- a CDS encoding alpha/beta fold hydrolase yields MKRGIAVLVSVSALCGIAYFTASKWAIKHETVTFYDASRDNRPVPVSIAVRRDKEMQANAGMIKLPVAVINHGNTVKNTEYGFLANIFAARGYMVVSPQHDLPTDPPMVTKPGELYVGRLPQILRGVANIHLAMQEMKKVQPNADYDKVTMVGHSMGGDITMYFAKQYPDEVKKVVTLDNLRVPFVTAGKFKILSFRSQDPQFKADAGVIPTDEECEKAGIQVVKTEFQHNDMRDTGPDVAKSSIQSMLDKFLSTTDGEFAPVDTQSAPPKILEPGPVALMAPAKS; encoded by the coding sequence ATGAAGCGTGGAATTGCCGTTCTGGTTTCGGTCAGTGCCCTCTGCGGCATCGCCTATTTCACGGCGAGCAAGTGGGCGATCAAGCACGAGACCGTCACATTCTACGACGCCTCTCGCGACAACCGTCCGGTGCCCGTCTCCATCGCGGTGCGGCGCGACAAGGAAATGCAGGCCAATGCCGGCATGATCAAGCTGCCGGTCGCAGTGATCAATCACGGCAACACCGTCAAGAACACCGAGTACGGCTTCCTCGCCAACATCTTCGCTGCGCGCGGCTACATGGTCGTCAGCCCGCAGCATGACCTGCCGACCGATCCTCCGATGGTGACCAAGCCCGGCGAGCTCTATGTCGGCCGGCTGCCGCAGATCCTTCGCGGCGTCGCCAACATCCATCTCGCCATGCAGGAGATGAAGAAGGTTCAGCCTAACGCCGACTACGACAAGGTGACGATGGTCGGCCACTCCATGGGCGGCGACATCACGATGTACTTCGCCAAGCAATATCCGGACGAGGTCAAGAAGGTGGTCACGCTCGACAATCTGCGCGTGCCCTTCGTCACCGCCGGCAAGTTCAAGATCCTGTCGTTCCGCTCCCAGGATCCGCAGTTCAAGGCCGACGCCGGTGTGATTCCGACCGACGAGGAATGCGAGAAGGCGGGCATTCAGGTCGTGAAGACCGAATTTCAGCACAACGACATGCGCGATACCGGTCCGGATGTGGCGAAAAGCTCGATCCAGAGCATGCTCGACAAGTTCCTGAGCACGACCGACGGCGAGTTCGCGCCGGTCGACACGCAATCCGCCCCGCCCAAGATCCTCGAGCCGGGCCCGGTCGCTCTGATGGCACCCGCCAAAAGCTGA
- a CDS encoding division plane positioning ATPase MipZ, whose product MLVQASQGQSGSAHVVVLGNEKGGSGKSTTALHIAVALLKAGQRVATIDLDCRQQSFTRYIANRSAWAQRTKLDLELPVHRCIKLGETMQIAENENSEFQQFMEAVSAVESNFDFIVIDTPGTDSYLMRLAHSMADTLVTPINDSFLDFDVLGTVDPATYAVTGESHYAEMVRDVRRKRRQLDGATTDWIVVRNRLSMLGSRNKQLVADGLKDLSLRLGFRYLDGFAERVVYREFFPRGLTALDEIDEATLGMRPNLGHLTAREEVTSLLRQLKLPLDERGRRRAANRAEWFSQVDKPLEVHDILGA is encoded by the coding sequence ATGCTTGTGCAGGCTAGCCAAGGCCAATCCGGCTCGGCGCATGTGGTCGTGCTCGGCAACGAGAAGGGCGGCTCCGGCAAATCGACCACCGCCTTGCACATCGCCGTTGCACTCCTGAAGGCCGGCCAGCGCGTCGCCACCATCGACCTCGACTGCCGCCAGCAGAGCTTCACGCGCTACATCGCCAACCGGTCTGCCTGGGCGCAGCGTACCAAGCTCGACCTCGAGCTTCCGGTGCATCGCTGCATCAAGCTCGGCGAGACCATGCAGATTGCCGAGAACGAGAATTCCGAGTTCCAGCAGTTCATGGAAGCCGTCTCGGCGGTCGAGAGCAACTTCGACTTCATCGTCATCGATACGCCTGGCACCGACAGCTATCTGATGCGGCTCGCGCATTCGATGGCCGACACCCTGGTCACGCCGATCAACGACAGCTTCCTCGATTTCGACGTGCTCGGCACCGTCGACCCCGCGACTTACGCGGTGACGGGCGAGAGCCACTATGCCGAGATGGTACGCGATGTCAGGCGCAAGCGACGCCAGCTCGACGGCGCAACCACCGACTGGATCGTCGTGCGCAACCGCCTGTCCATGCTCGGCTCGCGCAACAAGCAGCTCGTCGCCGATGGCCTGAAGGATCTGTCGCTGCGGCTCGGCTTCCGCTACCTCGATGGCTTCGCCGAGCGCGTCGTGTACCGCGAATTTTTCCCGCGCGGCCTGACCGCCCTGGACGAGATCGACGAGGCCACGCTCGGCATGCGGCCCAATCTCGGCCATCTCACTGCGCGAGAGGAGGTGACGAGCCTGCTCCGCCAGCTCAAGCTCCCGCTCGACGAGCGCGGCCGCCGCCGCGCGGCCAACCGCGCCGAATGGTTCAGCCAGGTCGACAAGCCGCTTGAGGTCCACGATATCCTCGGCGCCTGA
- the panC gene encoding pantoate--beta-alanine ligase, with product MSARPLIARTVPALRRAVDDLRKRKATIALVPTMGALHDGHVSLVRLARRRASRVVVSIFVNPTQFAPTEDFGAYPRTWKADIAKLAAEDVDIVWHPGVAAMYPEGFATRIVPDGPALAGLEDRFRPHFFGGVATVVGKLFTQCRPDVAIFGEKDFQQLRVVTQMARDLDLGVKVIGSRTVRERDGLAMSSRNVYLAPEERQTATVLYRAMKESAGRIRAGDAIAPAMAGGAAMIKAAGFALDYFELRHAETLAPVTSRKDGPLRILVAAKLGTTRLIDNIAV from the coding sequence ATGTCAGCACGCCCATTGATCGCTCGCACGGTCCCCGCCCTGCGACGCGCCGTCGACGATCTCCGCAAGCGAAAGGCCACGATCGCGCTGGTCCCGACCATGGGGGCGCTCCATGACGGGCATGTGTCGCTGGTTCGCCTCGCCAGGCGGCGCGCCAGCCGCGTCGTGGTGTCGATCTTCGTCAACCCAACCCAGTTCGCCCCGACCGAGGATTTCGGTGCCTATCCGCGCACCTGGAAGGCCGACATCGCCAAGCTCGCCGCCGAGGACGTCGATATCGTCTGGCATCCCGGCGTCGCGGCCATGTATCCGGAGGGCTTTGCCACCCGCATCGTGCCGGACGGGCCGGCGCTCGCCGGCCTCGAGGACCGCTTCCGCCCGCACTTCTTCGGCGGCGTCGCCACGGTCGTCGGCAAGCTGTTCACGCAGTGCCGGCCGGATGTCGCGATCTTCGGGGAAAAGGATTTCCAGCAGCTCCGGGTGGTGACGCAGATGGCGCGCGACCTCGACCTCGGCGTCAAGGTGATCGGCTCCCGCACGGTGCGCGAGCGCGACGGACTCGCGATGTCCTCGCGCAACGTCTACCTCGCCCCCGAGGAACGCCAGACCGCCACCGTCCTCTACCGCGCCATGAAAGAGAGTGCCGGGCGCATCCGTGCCGGCGATGCGATCGCGCCGGCGATGGCGGGCGGCGCCGCGATGATCAAGGCGGCCGGCTTTGCGCTCGATTATTTCGAGCTGCGCCACGCCGAGACGTTGGCACCGGTCACCTCACGCAAGGACGGTCCCCTGCGGATCCTGGTCGCGGCCAAGCTCGGCACCACCCGCCTGATCGACAATATCGCGGTCTAG
- a CDS encoding DUF1489 family protein, whose protein sequence is MPLHLIKLAVGCDSVKELKEWVAERMQTAKKKGLPQHHIHVTRMVPKRDAEILAGGSLYWVIKGEIAAREKIIGIEPFRDKDGIGRCRIVMQPKVISVSPRPMRPFQGWRYLTDDSVPADLGKSAAGSIAAMPEPMRRELRDLGLL, encoded by the coding sequence ATGCCACTCCATCTGATCAAGCTCGCCGTCGGCTGCGACTCCGTCAAGGAATTGAAGGAGTGGGTGGCCGAACGGATGCAGACCGCCAAGAAGAAGGGTCTGCCGCAACATCACATCCACGTCACCCGCATGGTGCCCAAGCGCGACGCCGAGATCCTCGCCGGCGGTTCGCTCTACTGGGTGATCAAGGGCGAGATCGCCGCGCGCGAAAAGATCATCGGCATCGAGCCGTTCCGCGACAAGGACGGCATCGGGCGCTGCCGCATCGTAATGCAGCCGAAGGTGATCTCGGTGTCGCCGCGGCCGATGCGCCCGTTCCAGGGCTGGCGCTATCTGACTGATGATTCCGTGCCGGCCGATCTCGGCAAGTCCGCGGCCGGCTCGATTGCGGCGATGCCGGAGCCGATGCGGCGCGAGCTGCGTGACCTCGGGCTACTCTAG
- a CDS encoding glutathione S-transferase family protein, translating into MAALKLAIGNKNYSSWSMRPWLALRANDIPFVETLIPLYTDDPADKEQILSFSRAGKVPVLVDGDITVWDSLAIIEYIAERYPEKKLWPDDVAARAHARSVCAEMHSGFVPLRSECGMNLHRPIRPVALSADAKANVARIEEIWRECRTRYGAKGPFLFGRFGAADAMYAPVVHRFRTYAIEVAPDTKAYMETMMALPAFQEWTRDGLAETLLIAKFEDA; encoded by the coding sequence ATGGCTGCGCTGAAACTCGCGATCGGCAACAAGAACTACTCGTCGTGGTCGATGCGGCCCTGGCTCGCGCTCCGCGCCAACGACATCCCGTTCGTGGAGACGCTGATTCCGCTCTACACCGACGATCCCGCCGACAAGGAGCAGATCCTGTCCTTCAGCCGGGCCGGCAAGGTGCCGGTGCTGGTCGACGGCGACATCACGGTGTGGGATTCGCTCGCCATCATCGAATACATCGCCGAGCGTTACCCGGAGAAGAAGCTGTGGCCCGACGATGTCGCGGCGCGCGCGCATGCCCGTTCGGTGTGCGCCGAGATGCATTCTGGATTCGTGCCGCTGCGCAGCGAATGCGGCATGAACCTGCATCGGCCAATCCGTCCCGTGGCGCTGTCGGCGGACGCCAAGGCCAACGTCGCGCGCATCGAGGAGATCTGGCGCGAGTGCCGCACCCGCTATGGCGCGAAGGGGCCGTTCCTGTTCGGCCGCTTCGGTGCCGCGGACGCCATGTACGCCCCGGTCGTGCACCGCTTCCGCACCTATGCGATCGAGGTGGCGCCGGACACCAAGGCCTACATGGAGACGATGATGGCGCTCCCGGCGTTCCAGGAATGGACGCGCGACGGGCTGGCCGAAACGCTTCTCATCGCAAAGTTCGAGGACGCCTGA
- a CDS encoding DUF599 domain-containing protein, protein MSRHWVDITAVGFFIIEWLAYALTLEHSAHGRDSLSARMNRYREVWVRRLLDRETRMVDMQIMASLQNGTAFFASTSLFALGGALALLHATNDAITILSKLPIDLSTSPAMWELKCVGLVLICVHAFFKFAWAYRLFNYVAILFGGMPPASQRDTPEAEAHVIRTSRLFESAGRHFNRGQRSFFFALGYLGWFVSPWVLFVTTAAVVVVTWRRQFASSAWAAMAPEVVNGGEGMKRGH, encoded by the coding sequence ATGAGCAGGCATTGGGTCGACATCACCGCGGTCGGCTTCTTCATCATCGAATGGCTGGCCTATGCCCTGACGCTGGAGCATTCGGCCCATGGCCGCGACAGCCTGTCGGCGCGCATGAACCGCTATCGCGAGGTCTGGGTGCGCCGGCTGCTCGACCGCGAGACGCGGATGGTCGACATGCAGATCATGGCCTCGCTCCAGAACGGCACCGCCTTCTTCGCCTCCACCAGCCTGTTCGCGCTCGGTGGCGCGCTGGCACTGCTGCACGCCACCAACGACGCGATCACGATTTTGAGCAAGCTGCCGATCGACCTCAGCACCTCGCCGGCGATGTGGGAGCTGAAATGCGTCGGCCTCGTGCTGATCTGCGTCCATGCCTTCTTCAAGTTCGCCTGGGCCTATCGCCTGTTCAACTATGTCGCGATCCTGTTCGGCGGCATGCCGCCGGCCTCGCAGCGCGACACGCCCGAGGCCGAGGCCCACGTCATCCGCACCTCGCGCCTGTTCGAATCCGCCGGCCGGCACTTCAACCGCGGCCAGCGCTCCTTCTTCTTCGCGCTCGGCTATCTCGGCTGGTTCGTCAGTCCCTGGGTGCTGTTCGTGACCACGGCAGCCGTGGTGGTCGTGACCTGGCGGCGGCAGTTCGCGTCGAGTGCGTGGGCCGCGATGGCACCGGAGGTGGTGAATGGTGGCGAGGGAATGAAGCGAGGGCATTGA
- a CDS encoding IS110 family transposase has protein sequence MQGLRARTRQGREWMMTQDDLVVVGIDVAKDKIDACIRAVTERKTCPTTAAGRRSLIAWLRKHRVGKAVMEASGGYERVWAKALRQAGLEVRIVDPKRVRHFAESAGRLAKNDKIDAEMISWFAETFSEAPSQVDNPAHEEMKALVRGRQGLTDVRARLEMQKEHEAPALVRKARARLLKKLADEIAALDTAIAATIKTTPDFAKRAEIIQSVPGFAEGTAMALLGGLPELGQVSDEVAAALVGVAPYDDDSGKRRGERCIKGGRRWVRNALYMPCVGAATLNNPVFKAFYERLIAKGKPPKIAIVACIRKLIIILNTMIARGETWDPKRYRVA, from the coding sequence TTGCAAGGGCTGCGAGCCCGTACCAGGCAAGGAAGGGAGTGGATGATGACACAAGACGATCTGGTTGTCGTCGGCATCGATGTCGCCAAAGACAAGATTGATGCGTGCATTCGGGCCGTAACGGAGCGGAAGACTTGCCCAACAACCGCGGCGGGGCGACGGAGCTTGATTGCATGGCTTCGCAAGCATCGGGTCGGCAAGGCAGTGATGGAGGCAAGCGGCGGCTACGAGCGGGTATGGGCCAAGGCGTTGCGCCAAGCAGGGCTGGAAGTACGGATCGTCGATCCCAAACGGGTTCGCCATTTTGCGGAATCGGCGGGACGCCTTGCGAAAAACGACAAGATCGACGCGGAGATGATCTCCTGGTTCGCCGAGACATTCAGCGAGGCTCCCAGCCAAGTCGACAATCCCGCTCACGAGGAGATGAAGGCACTGGTGAGGGGACGCCAAGGCCTGACTGACGTCAGGGCTCGCCTGGAAATGCAGAAGGAGCATGAAGCGCCGGCCCTTGTTCGGAAGGCTCGCGCGCGTCTTCTTAAGAAGCTAGCTGACGAAATCGCCGCGCTCGATACCGCGATCGCGGCGACGATCAAGACAACGCCGGACTTTGCCAAACGCGCCGAGATCATCCAGAGCGTACCAGGCTTTGCTGAGGGGACCGCAATGGCGCTGCTTGGAGGACTACCGGAGCTGGGGCAGGTGAGCGATGAAGTTGCCGCCGCGTTGGTGGGCGTTGCTCCTTATGACGACGATAGCGGCAAACGTCGAGGTGAACGCTGCATCAAGGGTGGCCGCCGCTGGGTGCGAAATGCCCTTTACATGCCCTGCGTCGGCGCCGCGACGCTGAACAATCCGGTGTTCAAGGCCTTCTATGAACGCCTGATTGCCAAGGGCAAGCCGCCAAAGATCGCGATCGTCGCCTGCATACGCAAGCTGATCATCATCCTCAACACCATGATCGCTCGCGGCGAGACGTGGGATCCGAAAAGATACAGGGTGGCTTGA
- a CDS encoding aldo/keto reductase: MLFVEANGARIPAIGLGTWELSGRPAARVVEQALRLGYRHIDTAQVYDNEREVGDGLRASGVRRDDVFLTTKVWTNHFAPHDLERSVKESLARLRLPSVDLLLLHWPNPHVPLAETLGALSHAKTMGLTRHIGVSNFTVALIEQAVALSAEPLVCNQVEYHPYLDQAKVRAACNQHGLALVAYSPIAKGRIKSDQTLAEIGRVHRKTPAQVCLRWLVQQNVAAIPRTSRIERLSENIEIFDFELSEDEIGRIAALANPRGRLTDFGFAPKWD, from the coding sequence ATGCTGTTCGTCGAGGCCAATGGCGCAAGGATTCCGGCGATCGGGCTCGGGACCTGGGAGCTGAGCGGAAGGCCTGCCGCGCGCGTGGTCGAGCAGGCGCTGCGGCTCGGCTATCGCCACATCGACACCGCGCAGGTCTACGACAATGAGCGCGAGGTCGGCGACGGCTTGCGCGCCTCCGGCGTGCGCCGCGACGACGTCTTCCTCACCACCAAGGTCTGGACCAACCATTTCGCGCCCCATGATCTGGAGCGCTCGGTCAAGGAGAGCCTCGCCCGCCTGCGGCTTCCCTCGGTCGATCTGTTGCTGTTGCACTGGCCCAATCCCCACGTGCCGCTGGCGGAGACGCTGGGCGCGCTGTCGCATGCGAAGACGATGGGCCTGACCCGCCACATCGGCGTCTCCAATTTCACCGTGGCGTTGATCGAGCAGGCGGTCGCGCTGTCGGCAGAGCCGCTGGTCTGCAACCAGGTCGAATATCACCCCTATCTCGACCAGGCGAAGGTGAGGGCGGCCTGCAATCAGCATGGCCTGGCCCTCGTCGCCTACAGCCCGATCGCCAAGGGCCGCATCAAGTCCGACCAGACGCTGGCCGAGATCGGTCGCGTCCACCGCAAGACGCCGGCGCAGGTCTGCCTGCGCTGGCTGGTGCAACAGAATGTCGCTGCGATCCCGCGCACTTCGCGCATCGAGCGCCTGTCGGAAAACATCGAGATCTTCGATTTCGAGCTGTCGGAGGACGAGATTGGCCGGATCGCCGCGCTCGCCAATCCGAGGGGACGCCTGACCGACTTTGGCTTCGCCCCAAAATGGGATTGA
- a CDS encoding DNA-binding transcriptional regulator, with amino-acid sequence MGMRLRLKADGRIVELRDGQEFPVQPAVNAAPGDTGPLAVRDLRRRACLTQMEFAAKLGVPVETIRNWEQGKRAPRGPARALLAVIAHAPDTVFQALAKA; translated from the coding sequence ATGGGCATGCGGTTGCGACTGAAGGCGGACGGACGGATCGTCGAATTGCGGGATGGGCAGGAATTTCCAGTCCAGCCTGCGGTCAATGCCGCGCCGGGTGACACCGGCCCGCTCGCGGTGCGCGATCTGCGCCGCCGCGCCTGCCTGACCCAGATGGAGTTCGCCGCCAAGCTCGGCGTCCCCGTCGAGACCATCCGCAACTGGGAGCAGGGCAAGCGCGCTCCGCGGGGGCCGGCCCGCGCGCTGCTCGCGGTGATCGCGCATGCGCCCGACACCGTGTTCCAGGCGCTCGCCAAAGCGTGA
- the mgtE gene encoding magnesium transporter, which yields MDEHLDVAPPAADSVLDHVPMRNEDGEIRHEFVEEIARAIEAGDSAALRACVAELHEADLGDLIGALEPDDRVRLVELTGRDFDFSALNEVDETVREEILEELPPETVAEGVRELESDDAVELLETLDAEEQEEILEKLPLKERVALERSLLYPENSAGRRMQTEFIAVPQDFTVGQAIDYMRETPDLPDRFYEIYVVDKDQHWQGAVPLDVLLRTRRPVALTELTDEDRRRVSVLEDQEEVARMFGKYNLVAAPVLDTQDRLVGVITVDDVVDVIEEEADEDLKALGGVTSDEELSDTFLTIARGRFNWLLVNLATAFLASSVLGLFEGQLEKMVALAVLAPIVASQGGNAATQTMTVAVRALATRELGSSNAWRVVMREALVGLVNGLAFAVITGIAAVAWFKIPGLGIVIGLAIICNLVAGALGGILIPMALERVRADPAVASGTFVTTVTDVVGFFSFLGIATLWFGLK from the coding sequence ATGGATGAACATCTGGACGTTGCCCCACCCGCTGCGGATTCGGTACTCGACCACGTGCCGATGCGCAATGAAGACGGTGAAATTCGTCACGAATTCGTCGAGGAAATTGCCCGTGCGATCGAGGCCGGCGACAGCGCGGCGCTGCGTGCCTGCGTCGCGGAACTGCACGAGGCCGATCTCGGCGATCTGATCGGCGCCCTCGAGCCCGACGACCGCGTCCGCCTGGTCGAGCTCACCGGCCGTGATTTCGACTTCTCGGCGCTGAACGAGGTCGACGAGACCGTGCGCGAGGAGATCCTCGAGGAGCTGCCGCCGGAGACGGTCGCCGAAGGTGTCCGCGAGCTCGAATCCGACGACGCGGTCGAGCTCTTGGAAACCCTCGACGCCGAGGAGCAGGAGGAGATCCTGGAGAAGCTGCCGCTCAAGGAGCGCGTCGCGCTCGAGCGCAGCCTGCTGTATCCGGAAAACTCTGCCGGCCGCCGCATGCAGACCGAGTTCATCGCCGTGCCCCAGGATTTCACCGTAGGGCAGGCAATCGACTACATGCGCGAGACGCCGGATCTGCCCGACCGCTTCTACGAGATCTACGTCGTCGACAAGGACCAGCACTGGCAGGGCGCGGTGCCGCTCGACGTGCTCCTGCGCACGCGCCGGCCGGTGGCGCTGACCGAGCTCACCGACGAGGATCGCCGCCGCGTCTCCGTCCTGGAGGACCAGGAAGAGGTGGCGCGCATGTTCGGCAAGTACAATCTCGTCGCCGCGCCCGTGCTCGACACCCAGGACCGCCTCGTCGGCGTCATCACCGTCGACGACGTCGTCGACGTCATCGAGGAAGAGGCCGACGAGGACCTCAAGGCGCTCGGCGGCGTCACCAGCGACGAAGAGCTGTCGGACACGTTCCTCACCATCGCCCGCGGCCGCTTCAACTGGCTGCTGGTGAACCTCGCCACCGCGTTCCTGGCGTCCTCCGTGCTCGGCCTGTTCGAGGGGCAGCTGGAGAAGATGGTCGCGCTCGCGGTGCTGGCGCCGATCGTGGCGAGCCAGGGCGGCAATGCCGCCACCCAGACCATGACGGTGGCGGTGCGGGCGCTGGCGACGCGCGAGCTCGGCTCTTCCAACGCCTGGCGCGTGGTGATGCGCGAGGCCCTGGTCGGCCTCGTCAACGGCCTCGCTTTCGCGGTGATCACAGGGATAGCGGCGGTGGCCTGGTTCAAGATCCCGGGCCTCGGCATCGTCATCGGGCTCGCCATCATCTGCAACCTCGTCGCCGGCGCGCTCGGCGGCATCCTGATCCCGATGGCGCTGGAGCGCGTGCGGGCCGACCCGGCGGTGGCGTCGGGCACCTTCGTCACCACCGTGACCGACGTCGTCGGCTTCTTCTCCTTCCTCGGGATTGCGACGCTCTGGTTCGGGTTGAAGTAG
- a CDS encoding polysaccharide deacetylase family protein, with translation MTGALAATVIGTAATVIGTAETEAAECPRKDALGTSRVLRVDPKTYPRVGLKSFPQTLPLADREVVLTFDDGPNPPTTSKVLAALAQECVRATFFLIGQHASEHPDMVKRIAREGHTVGHHSFSHPFMGHIPFEKATADIDRGIAADEMALHGTSTTTPSTPFFRFPYFESTQAQLDLLQSRGIIVFGADLWASDWEEMTPEQQLKLVTERLAASGKGIILFHDNKARTAAMMPAFLRYLRENSYRVVHIVPAGTSQRSADTR, from the coding sequence ATGACGGGCGCGCTCGCCGCGACCGTCATCGGCACTGCCGCGACCGTCATCGGCACCGCCGAGACGGAGGCCGCCGAATGCCCGCGCAAGGACGCGCTCGGCACCTCGCGCGTCCTCAGGGTCGATCCCAAGACCTACCCGCGCGTCGGCTTGAAGAGCTTTCCGCAGACGCTGCCGCTGGCCGATCGCGAGGTCGTGCTGACGTTCGACGACGGGCCGAACCCGCCGACGACGTCGAAGGTGCTGGCGGCGCTGGCACAGGAATGCGTGCGAGCGACCTTTTTCCTGATCGGCCAGCACGCCTCCGAGCATCCCGACATGGTCAAGCGCATCGCCCGCGAGGGCCACACCGTCGGCCATCACTCCTTCTCGCATCCGTTCATGGGGCATATTCCGTTCGAGAAGGCCACGGCCGACATCGACCGGGGCATCGCTGCAGACGAAATGGCGCTGCACGGAACCTCGACGACGACACCCTCGACGCCGTTCTTCCGCTTCCCCTATTTCGAGTCGACACAAGCACAGCTCGACCTGCTGCAGTCGCGCGGCATCATTGTGTTCGGGGCCGATTTATGGGCCAGCGACTGGGAGGAGATGACGCCGGAGCAGCAATTGAAGCTCGTCACCGAGCGCCTCGCCGCGAGCGGCAAGGGCATCATCCTCTTCCACGACAACAAGGCGCGCACGGCGGCAATGATGCCGGCGTTTCTGCGGTATCTGAGGGAGAACAGCTATCGGGTGGTCCACATCGTGCCGGCTGGCACATCACAGAGGAGCGCCGATACGCGCTGA